In Clostridium sp. SY8519, one genomic interval encodes:
- a CDS encoding inorganic phosphate transporter produces MTILIVIILLAFCFDFINGFHDTANAIATCVSTRALKLPIAIAMAAVMNFLGAILFTGVAETIAKNIVNLDLVKNGSVVLATAIGTAIIWNLLTWLLGIPSSSSHALIGAMIGASIADGGAYAIHVSGVLRIISGLIATPFIAIGAGYLMFSLFKKLFFHVNAVKGNRVFRKVQIFSAAFQAFSHGSNDAQKSMGIITMALVSHGVLQTMTVPHWVQIGCAAAMCLGTSIGGWRIIKTVGTGIMKIRPVNGVAADLAASLVIQVATHFDLPVSTTHVISSSIIGVGASQRIKAVKWLTARKMVMAWFITIPITVGVSFGLFHLIALFLH; encoded by the coding sequence ATGACGATATTGATTGTGATCATACTGCTGGCCTTCTGTTTTGATTTTATCAACGGATTTCACGATACGGCAAATGCGATTGCCACCTGTGTTTCCACCAGGGCGCTGAAGCTGCCCATAGCGATTGCCATGGCTGCAGTCATGAATTTTCTGGGCGCCATTCTGTTTACGGGTGTGGCGGAGACGATCGCCAAAAATATTGTAAATCTGGATCTGGTGAAAAACGGCTCGGTGGTGCTGGCTACGGCTATCGGCACGGCAATCATCTGGAACCTGCTGACCTGGCTGCTGGGCATCCCAAGCAGCTCTTCCCATGCGCTGATCGGTGCCATGATCGGCGCTTCCATCGCGGACGGCGGCGCCTATGCCATCCATGTCAGCGGTGTCCTGCGCATTATTTCCGGCCTGATCGCCACTCCGTTCATTGCCATTGGCGCAGGCTATCTGATGTTCAGCCTGTTTAAAAAGCTATTCTTCCATGTCAACGCGGTAAAGGGGAACCGCGTTTTCCGGAAAGTGCAGATTTTTTCTGCTGCGTTCCAGGCTTTTTCCCATGGGTCCAATGACGCGCAGAAGTCCATGGGAATTATAACCATGGCGCTGGTCAGCCACGGGGTGCTGCAGACCATGACGGTGCCTCACTGGGTGCAGATCGGCTGCGCGGCGGCCATGTGTCTGGGTACTTCCATCGGCGGATGGAGAATCATCAAAACCGTGGGAACCGGCATTATGAAAATCCGGCCGGTGAACGGTGTGGCTGCGGATCTGGCGGCTTCGCTTGTGATACAGGTGGCCACACATTTTGATCTGCCGGTCAGCACCACCCATGTGATTTCCTCCTCCATCATCGGCGTCGGGGCATCCCAGAGGATCAAGGCAGTGAAGTGGCTGACCGCCCGCAAGATGGTGATGGCCTGGTTTATTACCATCCCGATTACGGTAGGGGTGTCCTTCGGACTGTTTCATCTGATTGCGCTCTTTCTTCACTGA
- the dapA gene encoding 4-hydroxy-tetrahydrodipicolinate synthase: MSIFKGAGVAIATPMKEDGTINFEAFGKLIEMQVQGHTDAIIAVGTSGEASTLEDDEHMEAVRYCIDKVAGRIPVIAGTGSNNTAHAVMMSKLAQQAGADGCLVVTPYYNKATQDGLIASYTAIASAVDIPIIMYNVPSRTGCNIQPETAAYLGKHVDNIVAIKEASGNISQIAHTIELAEGSLDVISGNDDQIVPIMALGGIGVISVLSNVAPRFTHDMCQLCLDGDFAAARKMQIQALPLIRALFSEVNPIPVKAALNMLGIKAGIPRLPLTEMRPEHQTVLRAELENMGLL; encoded by the coding sequence ATGTCAATTTTCAAAGGTGCCGGAGTAGCAATCGCCACTCCGATGAAGGAAGACGGAACGATCAATTTTGAAGCATTCGGAAAGCTGATCGAAATGCAGGTTCAGGGACATACGGATGCGATTATTGCGGTAGGCACGTCCGGAGAAGCGTCTACGCTGGAAGATGATGAACATATGGAAGCAGTCCGCTACTGCATTGACAAAGTGGCAGGGCGGATTCCGGTAATTGCCGGAACTGGCTCCAACAATACCGCCCATGCGGTTATGATGTCCAAACTGGCCCAGCAGGCCGGCGCAGACGGCTGTCTGGTGGTAACTCCTTACTATAACAAGGCTACACAGGACGGACTGATCGCAAGCTATACCGCCATTGCTTCCGCTGTGGATATCCCAATTATCATGTATAATGTCCCGTCCCGGACCGGATGCAATATCCAGCCGGAGACAGCGGCATACCTGGGAAAACATGTGGACAACATTGTGGCCATCAAAGAAGCCAGCGGAAATATCAGTCAGATCGCCCACACCATCGAGCTGGCGGAAGGCTCTCTGGATGTGATTTCCGGCAATGACGACCAGATTGTGCCGATTATGGCGCTGGGCGGCATCGGCGTGATTTCCGTGCTGTCCAATGTGGCACCCCGGTTTACCCATGACATGTGCCAGCTGTGTCTGGACGGTGATTTCGCGGCAGCCCGGAAGATGCAGATCCAGGCACTGCCGCTGATCCGCGCGCTTTTCTCGGAGGTCAATCCGATTCCGGTGAAGGCTGCGCTGAACATGCTTGGCATTAAGGCGGGCATTCCCCGTCTGCCGCTGACAGAGATGCGGCCGGAGCATCAGACGGTGCTGCGCGCGGAACTGGAAAACATGGGACTATTATAA
- a CDS encoding HAD hydrolase-like protein, with protein sequence MRQKRYDTLLFDLDGTIVDSGPGIMRSVQYALDHFGLPDQPEEKLRRFIGPSLMDSFTAYYGMKEADARRAVEYYRECYDGSQVLNASLYQGIRDSLNWLQADGRQMVLVTTKPLVFAERILKHFHLDHLFPNKVCPELTDPSSDKGRLIRTAEKKAGFDPADAVMIGDTRYDMAGARETGVDAIGVTYGYGTPEELKQAGADLLVHSPAELYAALS encoded by the coding sequence ATGAGACAGAAAAGATACGACACCTTATTATTTGACCTGGACGGCACCATCGTGGATTCCGGACCGGGAATTATGCGGTCCGTCCAGTACGCGCTGGATCATTTCGGGCTTCCGGATCAGCCGGAGGAGAAGCTGCGCCGCTTTATCGGACCGTCCCTGATGGATTCTTTCACTGCGTATTACGGGATGAAGGAAGCGGACGCCCGCAGAGCCGTGGAATATTACCGGGAGTGCTATGACGGCTCCCAGGTGCTGAACGCTTCCCTGTATCAGGGGATCAGAGACAGCTTAAACTGGCTTCAGGCAGACGGCAGGCAGATGGTTCTGGTGACCACAAAGCCGCTGGTATTTGCGGAACGCATTCTGAAGCATTTCCATCTGGATCACTTGTTTCCGAATAAAGTGTGTCCGGAACTGACCGATCCCAGTTCAGACAAGGGACGTCTGATCCGGACCGCAGAGAAAAAAGCAGGGTTTGACCCGGCAGACGCGGTTATGATCGGGGACACCCGGTATGATATGGCAGGCGCAAGGGAAACCGGCGTGGATGCCATAGGCGTGACTTACGGATATGGGACACCGGAGGAGCTGAAACAGGCAGGAGCGGATCTGCTGGTGCATTCACCGGCGGAACTGTACGCGGCTCTGTCCTGA
- a CDS encoding nitroreductase family protein codes for MALTAEELFQYRRSTRKYQEKQITEEQLEKILAAAQNAPLAMGNRKKTHLTVVQDPALLDAIRACCQVESRKHPGTMLDSFHGAPTAIFVSEAGISEDRIELCDAACIIENMMLEATNLGLGCCYIWGCLPLLKADRELVARLKLPEGHEILSGFVCGTPVKPLYAKEREPFGVTRI; via the coding sequence ATGGCACTGACTGCAGAAGAACTGTTTCAATATCGGAGAAGCACAAGGAAATATCAGGAAAAACAGATCACAGAAGAACAGCTGGAAAAGATTCTGGCCGCGGCGCAGAATGCGCCGCTGGCTATGGGAAACCGGAAAAAAACACATCTGACCGTTGTGCAGGATCCGGCGCTTCTGGATGCTATTCGGGCATGCTGTCAGGTAGAATCCCGCAAGCATCCGGGAACCATGCTGGATTCTTTCCATGGGGCGCCGACAGCCATTTTCGTGTCGGAGGCAGGCATTTCGGAAGACAGAATCGAACTGTGCGACGCGGCCTGCATCATTGAGAATATGATGCTGGAAGCCACAAATCTGGGCCTGGGCTGCTGCTATATCTGGGGCTGTCTGCCGCTGCTTAAGGCGGACCGGGAGTTGGTTGCACGTCTGAAGCTTCCGGAAGGGCATGAGATCCTTTCGGGATTTGTATGCGGGACACCGGTGAAACCGCTGTACGCAAAGGAAAGGGAACCCTTTGGCGTGACCAGAATTTAA